The Marinobacter halotolerans genome includes a window with the following:
- a CDS encoding DUF2782 domain-containing protein encodes MKPELIACCALTLGLFAVSAVGQEETDMSSDNTGEAPKEPVVVSDYQPPGSEAQIVIRPGDGKEVFYEYRVNGELVEIKVVPDVGPAYYLVPADGGGWIRETETELLVPSWVLFRW; translated from the coding sequence ATGAAACCAGAATTGATCGCCTGCTGCGCACTGACTCTCGGCCTGTTTGCGGTTTCGGCCGTCGGCCAGGAGGAAACTGACATGTCTTCGGACAATACCGGCGAGGCACCAAAAGAGCCGGTGGTGGTGTCCGATTACCAGCCACCGGGTTCGGAAGCCCAGATCGTCATCCGTCCGGGAGACGGAAAAGAGGTGTTTTATGAATACCGGGTCAACGGCGAGCTGGTTGAGATAAAGGTCGTCCCCGACGTTGGGCCTGCCTATTATCTGGTGCCGGCTGACGGCGGCGGATGGATTCGGGAAACTGAAACCGAGCTGCTGGTGCCAAGCTGGGTGCTGTTCCGCTGGTAA
- a CDS encoding DUF4124 domain-containing protein, whose product MNHLIRPAIIASTLALLLSAATVSAAMYRYKDENGQVVISNTIPQEASKRGYDILSSDGRVIDTVAPAPTEEELAERAAEKRRQEARARRMEQDRKLLERYSNPDQAVRAMHRKILELRGLSQLKQGNISVIENQLDAEQARAADLERAGRDIPEATLKKIRRLEADIREIEQEINAQRAEIEAVKRQFLEDIKRLEVITDQQRTVPLEVPSDKPSK is encoded by the coding sequence ATGAATCATCTGATCCGGCCTGCCATCATTGCCTCTACCCTGGCCCTGCTGCTCTCCGCCGCGACCGTTTCCGCAGCAATGTACCGCTACAAGGATGAGAACGGCCAGGTCGTGATCAGCAACACTATCCCCCAGGAAGCTTCGAAGCGGGGTTACGATATCCTGAGTAGCGATGGCCGGGTCATCGATACGGTTGCGCCTGCCCCAACCGAGGAAGAACTTGCCGAGCGAGCCGCCGAGAAGCGCCGCCAGGAAGCCCGGGCACGCCGGATGGAACAGGACCGCAAGCTGCTGGAACGGTACAGTAATCCGGACCAGGCTGTGCGGGCCATGCACCGCAAGATTCTGGAACTCCGGGGCCTTTCGCAACTCAAGCAGGGCAACATATCAGTTATCGAAAACCAACTGGACGCCGAGCAGGCCAGGGCTGCAGACCTTGAACGTGCCGGCCGCGATATTCCGGAAGCAACCCTTAAGAAAATCCGCCGCCTTGAAGCCGATATCCGCGAAATAGAGCAGGAAATCAACGCTCAGAGAGCCGAGATCGAAGCGGTGAAACGCCAGTTTCTGGAAGACATCAAGCGCCTCGAAGTCATCACCGATCAACAGCGCACCGTTCCCCTGGAAGTCCCGTCGGATAAACCGTCCAAATAA
- a CDS encoding exodeoxyribonuclease III, with protein MRVVTISVNGLAQAVEKGFFEWLARQDADVVCVQDHRMRAYEIEDFNLIPEGYEAYFIDGEHNEDGGVGIYTRHFPKAIMYGFASEQADREGRFIQADFDKVSVASVLAPCALGREDELTGSDDLTVLDHKDEFMESFGLHMQKTLRKRRQFIFGANLQTAHHVTDASPLYHKLDFSGFLPHERAWLDRLFDEMGCVDAFRDLNKQSNQFTWWPEQAEGSRKKAGIRVDYQLLTPGIRKTVLDGWIDDSTRFSDHAPVIMDYDIEIGL; from the coding sequence ATGCGCGTCGTAACAATAAGCGTCAATGGCCTCGCGCAGGCCGTTGAAAAGGGTTTCTTTGAATGGCTGGCCCGGCAGGATGCCGACGTGGTCTGCGTTCAGGATCACCGCATGCGCGCCTATGAAATTGAGGATTTCAACCTCATCCCTGAGGGCTATGAAGCCTACTTTATCGACGGCGAGCACAACGAGGACGGCGGCGTCGGCATCTACACCCGCCACTTCCCCAAGGCCATTATGTATGGCTTCGCCAGCGAGCAGGCAGACCGTGAGGGCCGTTTCATCCAGGCGGATTTTGACAAGGTGTCTGTGGCTTCGGTGCTGGCTCCCTGCGCCCTGGGCCGGGAAGACGAGCTTACCGGCAGCGACGATCTGACGGTGCTGGATCACAAGGACGAGTTCATGGAGTCTTTTGGGCTTCATATGCAGAAAACCCTGCGCAAACGCCGGCAATTCATCTTCGGTGCCAACCTGCAGACCGCCCATCACGTAACCGATGCCAGCCCGCTCTATCACAAACTCGATTTTTCCGGATTCCTGCCCCATGAAAGGGCATGGCTGGACCGTTTGTTTGATGAAATGGGCTGTGTGGATGCATTTCGCGACCTGAACAAGCAGAGCAACCAGTTCACCTGGTGGCCGGAGCAGGCCGAGGGCTCACGGAAAAAGGCGGGTATTCGGGTGGACTACCAGCTGCTGACGCCGGGCATTCGCAAAACTGTCCTGGACGGCTGGATTGATGATTCAACCCGGTTCTCCGACCACGCGCCGGTGATTATGGATTACGACATCGAAATCGGGCTTTAG
- the pyrE gene encoding orotate phosphoribosyltransferase → MHDYQQKFIEFAIRRDALRFGEFTLKSGRTSPYFFNAGLFNTGEDLLELSKAYAAALERSELNYDIIFGPAYKGIPLATVTAMALASNGINKPFAFNRKEKKDHGEGGNIVGAPLQGNVLIVDDVITAGTAIRESMDLIKSAGARPAGVLIALDRQERGAGELSAIQEVQDTFGIPVVSIIKLDQVLDYLNNRPGFEDHAASVASYRQKYGI, encoded by the coding sequence ATGCATGACTATCAGCAGAAATTCATTGAGTTTGCCATTCGCCGGGATGCCCTGCGCTTCGGGGAATTTACGCTCAAATCCGGCCGCACCAGCCCTTACTTTTTCAACGCCGGCTTGTTCAATACCGGCGAGGACCTGCTGGAACTAAGCAAAGCCTATGCCGCAGCCCTCGAACGCAGCGAGCTAAATTATGACATTATTTTCGGGCCAGCCTATAAGGGCATTCCCTTGGCGACGGTGACCGCCATGGCACTTGCCTCAAACGGGATCAACAAACCCTTTGCTTTCAACCGCAAGGAAAAGAAAGACCACGGTGAGGGCGGCAATATTGTTGGCGCGCCTCTGCAGGGCAATGTCCTGATTGTTGACGACGTTATCACTGCAGGCACCGCTATCCGCGAATCCATGGATCTGATAAAAAGCGCCGGCGCCCGCCCTGCCGGCGTGCTGATCGCCCTTGATCGCCAGGAACGGGGCGCCGGTGAACTGTCTGCCATTCAGGAAGTACAGGACACTTTTGGCATTCCGGTCGTCAGCATTATCAAACTCGATCAGGTTCTTGACTACCTCAATAACCGCCCAGGCTTCGAAGACCATGCCGCCAGCGTGGCGAGCTATCGGCAAAAATACGGCATCTGA
- a CDS encoding fibronectin type III domain-containing protein yields MTGRPDRSSAMRFISLCALLPLLMSSGCQEVSGTSQPLTTSDRPTLRWEAPATREDGSRLYSSDIKEYRIYYRLRHHDTFKAIPLPVEKGTAFTLTRFKPGAYEFSVTAVDDQGRESRRSDGVAVDLI; encoded by the coding sequence ATGACAGGTAGACCCGACCGATCATCGGCAATGCGGTTCATCAGCCTATGTGCACTTCTACCACTGCTGATGAGCAGCGGCTGCCAGGAAGTCAGCGGGACGAGCCAGCCCCTGACGACCAGCGACCGGCCGACATTAAGGTGGGAAGCGCCAGCCACACGGGAAGATGGTTCCCGGCTTTACAGCAGTGATATCAAGGAATACCGCATCTATTACCGGCTGCGGCATCACGATACCTTCAAGGCGATTCCACTTCCGGTTGAGAAAGGAACCGCCTTTACCCTGACCCGTTTCAAACCGGGAGCTTACGAGTTCAGTGTTACCGCCGTGGATGACCAGGGTCGGGAAAGTCGTCGCTCGGACGGCGTCGCCGTCGATCTTATCTGA
- the rph gene encoding ribonuclease PH translates to MRPSGRTPEQPRDIRITRQFTRHAEGSVLVEFGDTKVICTASVENKVPPFLRGQGQGWITAEYGMLPRSTGSRMGREAARGKQGGRTVEIQRLIGRSLRAAVDLKALGEHSITIDCDVIQADGGTRTAAITGGCVALVDALNFLVKEGRLKKSPLKQMIAAFSVGVYKGTPVLDLDYPEDSEAETDMNVIMTDQGGFIEIQGTAEGAPFEQEELDGMLKLAKLGINQLFEAQKAALSV, encoded by the coding sequence ATGAGACCGAGCGGAAGAACGCCGGAACAACCCCGCGATATCCGAATCACCCGCCAATTCACCCGCCATGCCGAGGGCTCGGTGCTGGTGGAATTTGGCGACACCAAGGTCATTTGCACCGCATCCGTGGAAAACAAGGTCCCACCGTTTTTGCGCGGCCAGGGCCAGGGCTGGATCACCGCCGAATACGGCATGCTGCCCCGCTCTACCGGCAGCCGCATGGGCCGCGAAGCCGCCCGCGGCAAGCAGGGTGGCCGCACCGTGGAAATCCAGCGCCTGATCGGCCGCTCACTGCGCGCAGCGGTCGACCTGAAAGCCCTGGGCGAGCATTCCATCACCATCGACTGTGACGTTATTCAGGCCGACGGTGGCACCCGCACAGCGGCGATTACCGGCGGCTGCGTGGCGCTGGTGGATGCACTGAATTTTCTGGTGAAAGAAGGTCGGCTGAAAAAGTCGCCGCTGAAACAGATGATTGCTGCGTTCTCGGTGGGTGTCTACAAAGGCACGCCGGTTCTGGATCTGGATTATCCGGAAGACTCAGAGGCCGAAACGGACATGAACGTCATCATGACCGATCAAGGCGGCTTCATTGAGATTCAGGGAACTGCGGAAGGTGCGCCGTTTGAGCAGGAAGAGCTGGATGGGATGCTGAAGCTGGCGAAACTTGGTATTAACCAGTTGTTTGAAGCCCAGAAGGCGGCGTTATCTGTCTGA